The following coding sequences lie in one Silene latifolia isolate original U9 population chromosome 5, ASM4854445v1, whole genome shotgun sequence genomic window:
- the LOC141655221 gene encoding uncharacterized protein LOC141655221, with protein sequence MVGSKSEQQTAKKSKRKSNEGDKDSPFLELREISNTNGRRHTTTQSTKSKAPLYRNTSADLENIRSTQKTTSISRNTHSQLSSHISIDQFNINMLSTPIYQGMNLPSSTNGIQFDDGLMKDLKQMVDRYNVLAKSFRMARDRLYQGADGEVRLRLISARNTDGRAYNLPTVSEVAALIVGDMENTLIVGTLWLRNALYPILFPRGEDGHRLGIPHSQHSIASSSSNENTRDKLTLREWFAFRIQDRSSAKEYPTILMGGKLFQQFVADGYTMIESDRLKYIRFNQPKLRSENFKNLENVSAIGQTNPSSAGVRFIVPSSLLGSKGYMRETYQDTMTICRWCGYPNLFITFTCNPKWPEITRFVKRGLRPEDRPDILTRVFKLKLDELMRDLKERHIFGRTRAVVYTIEFQKRGLPHAHILLFLQRDDKFPESVDVEHAPCMIDGICSKKFPKRFNERTIVDADGYPVYKRRENGTTIEKNGKTIHNGYVVPYNADLLLKYRAHINVGWCNQARSIKYLFKYINKGYVRVTVSATSSNNDLQLTDEQLQTYALSEIESWLQRNGSSLHKFDNMPYPDVDILATCSNRLLADELSYDKDALKKEHEVLTSSMTDEQKSIYRKIMYSVQNGQGGVYFVYGYGGTGKTFLWKALCAGIRSKGEIVIAVASSGIAVILLPGGRTAHARLSIPINVDENSMCHGIQPGTDLAELLKRAKLILWDEAAMVNRYCFEALDRSLRDIMRTLPKGDPEKPFGGKVVVFGGDFPQILSVIPKGSRQDIVGLLIDSSPLWRYCKVLKLTKNMRLQVGSAESDVDEIKQFSEWILELGDGLAGGPNDGVANIELPKDILIQPGLDPIATIVESTYPSLKDHLGDPQYFTERVVLAPTHDVVEVVNDYVLDQIQKEEKVYLSSDEIGKEETNCGVRELYSTEFLNSIRCSGLPNHSLKLKVGAIVMLLRNIDQANRLCNGTRMEVNHLGNRVISATVISGSHIDSKVYIPRITLTPSDTTMFPVKFERRQFPLAVCFAMTINKSQG encoded by the exons ATGGTAGGATCTAAATCTGAACAACAAACAGCAaagaagagtaaaagaaaaagcaATGAAGGTGATAAAG ATAGTCCATTTTTAGAGCTTCGTGAAATATCAAACACTAATGGGCGAAGACATACAACTACACAGTCAACAAAGAGTAAAGCACCACTTTATAGAAATACCTCAG CTGACCTTGAGAATATTAGATCCACACAGAAAACAACGTCAATATCCAGGAACACTCATTCACAGTTATCCAGTCATATATCAATTGACCAATTTAATATAAATATGTTGAGTACTCCAATTTACCAAGGTATGAATTTACCAAG CTCTACTAATGGTATTCAGTTTGACGATGGTCTAATGAAGGATTTAAAACAAATGGTTGATCGTTACAATGTTTTGGCAAAATCATTTAGAATGGCTAGAGATCGGCTATACCAAGGTGCTGATGGTGAGGTGAGGTTAAGGCTCATTAGTGCACGTAATACTGATGGGAGGGCATATAATTTACCTACTGTCTCAGAGGTGGCTGCCCTGATTGTGGGAGATATGGAGAACACGTTGATAGTAGGGACATTGTGGTTGAGGAACGCTCTG TACCCAATTCTCTTTCCGCGTGGAGAGGATGGTCATAGACTTGGTATCCCTCATAGTCAACATTCTATAGCATCTTCAAGTAGCAATGAGAACACTAGGGATAAGTTAACCTTGAGGGAGTGGTTTGCTTTTCGCATTCAAGACAGATCATCAGCCAAGGAATATCCAACTATTTTGATGGGAG gAAAACTATTTCAACAATTCGTTGCTGACGGTTACACGATGATAGAATCTGACCGCTTAAAGTACATCCGTTTCAACCAACCAAAGTTGCGGTCGGAGAACTTCAAGAATCTAGAAAATGTCTCCGCTATAGGACAAACAAACCCGTCCTCCGCTGGTGTTCGTTTCATTGTCCCCTCATCTTTGTTAGGGAGTAAGGGTTACATGAGAGAAACATATCAAGATACAATGACCATTTGCAGGTGGTGTGGGTAtcctaatttgtttattaccttCACATGCAACCCAAAATGGCCTGAAATTACTAGGTTTGTTAAAAGAGGACTACGGCCAGAGGATAGACCTGATATACTTACTCGAGTATTTAAGTTGAAACTCGACGAGCTCATGCGGGACCTTAAAGAACGACATATTTTTGGACGAACAAGGGCAG TTGTTTACACTATTGAATTCCAAAAACGTGGCCTCCCTCATGCTCAtattttgctatttttacaaAGGGATGACAAGTTCCCAGAATCCGTCGATGTTGAAC ATGCGCCATGCATGATTGATGGAATTTGCTCTAAAAAGTTTCCAAAGAGGTTTAATGAAAGAACTATTGTTGATGCTGATGGTTATCCAGTTTATAAGAGAAGGGAGAATGGAACAACAattgagaaaaatggtaaaaccATTCATAACGGATATGTTGTTCCATACAATGCAGATTTATTGTTAAAATATCGTGCTCACATTAACGTTGGATGGTGCAACCAAGCAAGATCCATCAAGTATTTATTCAAGTACATTAATAAAGGATATGTCCGTGTCACTGTTAGTGCTACTAGCAGCAATAATG ATCTGCAACTCACAGACGAGCAGTTGCAGACTTACGCACTATCCGAGATTGAATCTTGGTTGCAAAGAAACGGTAGTTCCCTGCATAAGTTTGACAACATGCCATATCCGGACGTTGACATTCTTGCTACGTGCTCGAATAGGCTTTTGGCAGATGAGTTATCTTACGATAaagatgctttgaagaaggaacATGAAGTGCTAACTTCTTCAATGACAGATGAACAGAAGTCAATTTATAGAAAAATCATGTACTCCGTTCAAAATGGTCAAGGTGGTGTATACTTTGTTTATGGGTATGGGGGAACCGGTAAGACCTTCCTCTGGAAAGCCTTATGCGCTGGAATAAGGTCCAAAGGTGAAATCGTTATAGCTGTCGCTTCAAGTGGCATTGCAGTTATCCTTCTTCCAGGAGGGCGGACAGCCCACGCCCGACTAAGCATACCCATCAATGTCGATGAAAACTCCATGTGTCATGGAATACAACCAGGAACCGATTTGGCAGAGCTATTAAAAAGGGCAAAGCTTATCTTATGGGACGAGGCAGCTATGGTTAATCGTTATTGTTTTGAAGCTCTTGATAGAAGCTTGAGAGATATCATGAGAACTTTACCGAAAGGAGACCCTGAAAAACCATTTGGAGGAAAAGTTGTGGTCTTTGGCGGTGATTTTCCACAAATCTTGTCTGTTATACCTAAAGGAAGCAGGCAAGATATTGTTGGTCTTCTTATCGATTCTTCTCCTTTATGGAGATATTGCAAG GTTTTGAAGCTCACGAAAAATATGAGACTCCAAGTCGGAAGTGCAGAGTCAGACGTTGATGAAATTAAACAATTTTCAGAGTGGATTCTCGAACTCGGTGATGGTTTAGCTGGTGGCCCAAATGATGGTGTAGCTAACATTGAATTACCCAAAGATATACTAATACAGCCTGGATTAGATCCAATAGCTACCATTGTAGAGAGCACGTACCCATCTTTAAAAGATCACTTAGGTGACCCTCAGTACTTCACTGAAAGAGTTGTACTAGCACCTACTCATGATGTCGTCGAAGTGGTAAACGATTATGTCTTGGATCAAATTCAAAAGGAGGAGAAAGTTTACTTAAGCTCTGATGAAATCGGCAAGGAAGAGACCAATTGTGGGGTTCGGGAACTTTACTCTACTGAGtttctcaactctatcagatgTTCTGGTTTACCCAATCACAGCTTAAAACTGAAAGTTGGAGCTATAGTCATGCTTCTTAGAAACATCGACCAAGCAAATAGATTGTGCAATGGCACCCGAATGGAGGTAAATCATCTAGGAAATCGAGTGATAAGTGCAACTGTTATTTCTGGAAGTCATATTGATAGCAAAGTCTATATTCCTCGCATCACCTTGACACCTTCCGACACTACCATGTTCCCAGTTAAGTTCGAAAGGAGACAATTTCCTTTAGCGGTTTGCTTTGCCATGACTATTAACAAAAGTCAAGGGTAA